A stretch of the Poseidonibacter parvus genome encodes the following:
- a CDS encoding dihydroneopterin aldolase: MKVEINDLSFKCIIGILDFERVKKQKVIVNLSFEYEFKEDFFIDYSEISAFVEKQMKKRKFLLIEDAIIFLEAKLYKLYKINNLIISISKPNILKNCIVSVSN, translated from the coding sequence ATGAAAGTAGAAATCAACGACTTATCTTTTAAATGTATAATAGGAATACTAGATTTCGAGCGAGTAAAAAAGCAAAAAGTTATAGTAAACCTATCATTTGAATATGAATTTAAAGAAGATTTTTTTATAGATTACAGTGAAATCTCAGCTTTTGTTGAAAAACAAATGAAAAAAAGAAAATTTTTACTAATAGAAGATGCAATAATCTTCCTAGAAGCCAAACTATACAAACTGTATAAAATAAATAATCTAATTATTAGCATATCTAAACCAAACATCCTAAAAAACTGTATTGTTTCAGTATCAAACTAA
- a CDS encoding DUF4006 family protein, giving the protein MAGNTQMNENERGIFKLSGITGMLIATVLLLAILVGLTISGIKVQQNESTNFYKINQDLNGLTSGSFSSDMKQNTAEEQNKNYQLIGNGK; this is encoded by the coding sequence ATGGCTGGAAATACACAAATGAACGAAAACGAAAGAGGAATCTTTAAGTTAAGTGGTATTACTGGTATGTTAATAGCAACAGTTTTACTATTAGCTATTTTAGTTGGTTTAACTATTAGTGGTATTAAAGTACAACAAAATGAATCAACTAACTTTTATAAGATTAATCAAGACCTTAATGGTTTAACATCTGGAAGTTTTTCTTCTGATATGAAGCAAAACACTGCAGAAGAACAAAATAAAAATTATCAATTAATTGGTAATGGTAAGTAA
- the smpB gene encoding SsrA-binding protein SmpB, which produces MAKKKEEKKNLVFKNKKAFHDFTILESMEAGIVLEGSEVKAMREGRANLKDSFVRIIKGEVFLFNMHISHLNTAHVTYRPDERRERKLLLHNKEIAKLFAKVTKDGISIVPLKMYFNARNKVKVQIATAEGKKLHDKREDLKKKTMLRETQIAIKNWK; this is translated from the coding sequence ATGGCAAAGAAAAAAGAAGAAAAAAAGAATCTAGTATTTAAAAACAAAAAAGCATTTCATGATTTTACAATTTTAGAAAGTATGGAAGCTGGAATTGTATTAGAAGGTAGTGAAGTAAAAGCAATGAGAGAAGGTCGTGCAAATCTAAAAGACTCTTTTGTTCGTATTATAAAAGGTGAAGTATTTTTATTTAATATGCATATTTCTCATTTAAATACAGCTCATGTAACATATAGACCTGATGAAAGACGAGAGCGTAAACTATTGTTACATAATAAAGAAATAGCTAAGCTTTTTGCTAAAGTTACTAAAGATGGTATTTCAATTGTTCCACTTAAAATGTATTTTAATGCTAGAAATAAAGTAAAAGTACAAATTGCAACAGCTGAAGGTAAAAAACTTCACGATAAAAGAGAAGATTTAAAGAAAAAAACCATGTTAAGAGAGACTCAAATAGCTATTAAAAACTGGAAATAA
- a CDS encoding PD-(D/E)XK nuclease family protein, with the protein MQFKQKLLVFPTSRSIRSYISLQKDTNTLLPSILTIDEFFKKCIVFKDKKYIDEEQRFLFLKNSIANTNIQKLGISDNFTKFLKQSDYIYRFFLELSSEKVQIQSIKDADTYEYFAEHLSILEQIRNNYLSILDENSSVDRVNMSMHYKINEEFLKRFDCIDLVFEGYFTKVEFDIIKSVSSHVDLNIKFYSNEYNQKSLEVLDILDEKIQLNYEYNISLNQKKILLKSKIKSKINSLEIKGFNSRINQIAYIKSSITKAIKKGVNPSSIALVLPDESFASWLQLFDNEQYFNYAMGRSIKNYRLYQVGYAINSYLNEDEIKHTSNLEYLKIDKSAIDKTIKLLWNKVSTKENFELITNYIKQNEDNEEILEKYDEILYKLNILLFSNENNILVKDLYKIFLQKISKITLDDVNSGKITVLGLLETRAVSFDTIIICDFNENFIPKRSIKDKFLSTKIKSMANLPTAFDRESLQKYYYKRLIDSSSNVYISYVNSDTNQISRFANELFPNDISHDRSDNLYKHILYNNHNITHFEEQIIQKIDLSKFEWSATSLKNFLECKRRFYLQYILKIHEHTISLKPKAFELGNIVHSILEKYYKEHTFDSSYKMIENLFFEYRSSNPFLALDLEIWKKKLHDFYLYDKQRLENRKVIVLEKNFNITFDDIKIKGVIDRVDLYEDKYEVIDYKTSSSLKVDTLKNYEKSNDFQLEFYYLAMSELYKTDKIEAYYYDLANTKLVEEVALDKKLEVLTKKFEEIKTLSKADIDFAKCEEKTTCTYCPYKIICNR; encoded by the coding sequence ATGCAATTTAAACAAAAGTTATTAGTCTTTCCTACTTCAAGATCAATACGATCTTATATATCATTACAAAAAGATACAAATACCTTACTTCCTTCTATTCTTACAATTGATGAATTTTTTAAAAAATGTATAGTTTTTAAAGACAAAAAATATATTGATGAAGAACAAAGATTCTTATTTTTAAAGAATTCAATTGCTAATACTAATATACAAAAGCTTGGAATTTCAGATAATTTTACTAAGTTTTTAAAACAAAGTGATTATATTTATCGGTTTTTTTTAGAACTTTCAAGTGAAAAAGTACAGATTCAAAGTATAAAAGATGCAGATACTTATGAATACTTTGCTGAACATTTATCAATTTTAGAACAAATTAGAAACAACTATTTAAGTATTTTGGATGAAAATTCATCTGTTGATAGAGTTAATATGTCGATGCATTATAAAATCAATGAAGAGTTTTTAAAACGATTTGATTGCATTGATTTAGTATTTGAAGGGTATTTTACAAAAGTTGAATTTGATATTATTAAAAGTGTTAGCTCACATGTAGATTTAAATATTAAGTTTTACTCAAATGAATATAATCAAAAATCATTAGAAGTTTTAGATATATTAGACGAAAAAATACAGTTAAATTATGAATATAATATTTCATTAAATCAAAAGAAAATACTTTTAAAATCAAAAATCAAAAGCAAAATAAACTCTTTAGAAATTAAAGGTTTTAATTCAAGAATAAATCAAATAGCTTACATAAAATCAAGTATTACAAAAGCTATCAAAAAAGGAGTTAATCCTTCTTCCATAGCATTAGTATTACCTGATGAGAGTTTTGCCTCTTGGTTACAGTTATTTGATAATGAGCAGTATTTTAACTACGCAATGGGTAGAAGCATAAAAAATTATAGACTTTATCAAGTTGGCTATGCTATTAATTCATATTTAAATGAAGATGAGATTAAACATACAAGTAATTTAGAGTATTTAAAAATTGACAAAAGTGCAATAGATAAAACAATAAAACTTCTATGGAATAAAGTTTCAACAAAAGAAAACTTTGAATTAATCACAAATTATATAAAACAAAATGAAGACAATGAAGAAATATTAGAAAAATATGATGAAATACTTTATAAACTAAATATACTTTTATTTTCAAATGAAAACAATATTTTAGTAAAAGATTTATATAAAATATTTTTACAAAAAATATCAAAAATCACACTTGATGATGTTAACTCAGGGAAAATTACAGTTTTAGGATTACTTGAAACTAGGGCAGTTTCTTTTGATACTATTATTATTTGTGATTTTAATGAAAACTTTATTCCAAAACGTTCAATAAAAGATAAGTTTTTATCAACAAAAATAAAAAGCATGGCAAATCTTCCAACTGCATTTGATAGAGAATCTTTACAAAAATACTACTACAAAAGATTAATTGACTCATCTTCAAATGTATATATTTCTTATGTGAATTCTGATACAAATCAGATTTCAAGATTTGCAAATGAATTATTTCCAAATGATATTTCGCATGATAGAAGTGATAACTTATACAAGCATATTTTATACAATAATCATAATATTACTCACTTTGAAGAACAGATTATTCAAAAAATTGATTTAAGTAAATTTGAATGGTCTGCAACTTCACTTAAAAACTTTTTAGAGTGTAAAAGAAGATTTTATTTACAATATATTCTAAAAATACATGAACATACAATTTCTCTAAAACCAAAGGCTTTTGAGTTAGGAAATATTGTGCATTCTATTTTAGAAAAGTATTATAAAGAGCACACTTTTGATTCATCTTATAAAATGATTGAAAATCTATTTTTTGAATATAGATCTTCAAATCCATTTTTAGCTTTAGACTTAGAAATATGGAAAAAGAAACTTCATGATTTTTATTTATATGATAAACAAAGATTAGAAAATAGAAAAGTCATAGTACTTGAAAAGAATTTTAATATCACTTTTGATGATATAAAAATAAAAGGTGTAATAGATAGAGTTGATTTATACGAAGACAAATATGAAGTAATAGATTATAAAACTTCAAGTTCATTAAAAGTAGATACTTTAAAAAACTATGAAAAATCAAATGATTTTCAATTAGAGTTTTATTATCTTGCAATGAGTGAATTATATAAAACTGATAAAATAGAAGCTTATTATTATGATTTAGCAAATACAAAATTAGTTGAAGAAGTAGCTTTAGATAAAAAATTAGAAGTATTAACTAAAAAATTTGAAGAGATAAAAACATTATCAAAAGCTGATATTGATTTTGCTAAATGTGAAGAAAAAACTACTTGTACTTATTGTCCATACAAGATTATATGTAATAGATAA
- a CDS encoding c-type cytochrome, translating to MKILSSITFTLLASTLAYSQTTMCFKENHNSMTTIENTALDGGECKSSQTVNNMKANGWKVDDIKITTKDGGYDFIYIFKKNQSQSNFAQVNTNTNVSDAQLEERILKRMEAKKVQEAKEKEIKRVLENKIAGKEIYTNKCQSCHGEKGEKVAYNVGMALKDMALGDMEHAISQYTNRSDYGYGYSILMRPIASNTTNAQLAKIKDYLDSVNK from the coding sequence ATGAAAATTCTTAGCTCAATTACATTTACACTACTAGCAAGCACACTAGCTTACTCACAAACAACTATGTGTTTTAAAGAAAATCACAACTCAATGACAACTATCGAAAACACAGCACTTGATGGTGGAGAGTGTAAAAGCTCACAAACAGTAAATAACATGAAAGCAAATGGCTGGAAAGTAGACGATATTAAAATCACTACAAAAGATGGAGGATATGATTTTATATATATCTTCAAAAAAAATCAATCACAATCAAATTTTGCTCAAGTAAACACAAATACAAACGTAAGCGATGCGCAACTTGAAGAAAGAATTCTAAAAAGAATGGAAGCCAAAAAAGTTCAAGAAGCAAAAGAAAAAGAAATAAAAAGAGTTTTAGAAAATAAAATTGCAGGAAAAGAAATTTATACTAATAAATGTCAATCATGTCATGGAGAAAAAGGTGAGAAAGTTGCATATAATGTTGGAATGGCTTTAAAAGATATGGCTTTAGGAGATATGGAACATGCAATTAGCCAATATACAAATCGTAGTGATTATGGATATGGTTATAGTATACTTATGAGACCAATAGCATCAAATACAACTAATGCACAATTAGCAAAAATCAAAGATTATTTAGATTCAGTTAATAAATAG
- a CDS encoding major outer membrane protein codes for MKKIAKLSLVAAVAVAGLTNVNAASLEEAIKGVDVSGQFRFRFQEKKVDGESTATLPTADNNETGSDVEIEVGVKVPVTENVTAVFKIDNANDDADDANTKADVEIEDYYFSYNAGALTVNAGQQNIPGRITDGNQGDGIVALYNLGSATIGAAAFADHNVDSTRLDNSNSVLSAIAMGNVGPVSLLGQYATVADTVDTYNLKADANFDMVKVGVEYTESELDAATGIGAAFRDDRSTLKAYVAGNVGIVSGKLIYAKTGDNGSGSIDSQVSTAGLEAPAEYLLWNLGTSFKSDMEIYGVDASVAVTPKLSLRAAYVEGEVGSLAGKEVYEALGQISYKVSKNLNTYVRYAEFDSNGVNNSADGQRGRVEVKYSF; via the coding sequence ATGAAAAAAATCGCAAAATTAAGTTTAGTAGCTGCAGTAGCAGTTGCAGGATTAACAAATGTTAACGCTGCATCATTAGAAGAAGCAATCAAAGGTGTTGATGTTTCTGGACAATTTAGATTTAGATTCCAAGAGAAAAAAGTTGATGGAGAAAGCACTGCTACACTTCCAACAGCAGATAACAATGAAACTGGTTCAGATGTTGAAATTGAAGTTGGTGTTAAAGTACCTGTTACTGAAAATGTAACTGCTGTATTCAAGATTGATAATGCTAATGATGATGCTGATGATGCAAATACTAAAGCTGATGTTGAAATTGAAGATTACTACTTCTCTTACAACGCTGGAGCATTAACAGTTAACGCTGGTCAACAAAATATTCCAGGAAGAATTACTGATGGTAACCAAGGTGACGGTATCGTTGCATTATATAACTTAGGTTCTGCAACTATTGGTGCTGCAGCATTTGCTGACCATAATGTAGATTCAACTAGATTAGACAATTCTAATTCAGTTTTATCTGCAATTGCTATGGGTAACGTAGGTCCTGTTTCATTATTAGGTCAATATGCAACTGTAGCAGATACTGTTGATACTTACAACTTAAAAGCTGATGCTAACTTTGATATGGTAAAAGTTGGAGTTGAATATACTGAATCTGAATTAGATGCAGCTACAGGTATTGGAGCAGCATTTAGAGATGACAGATCTACATTAAAAGCATATGTTGCTGGAAATGTTGGAATTGTTTCTGGTAAATTAATTTATGCTAAAACTGGTGATAATGGTTCTGGTTCTATTGATTCTCAAGTAAGTACTGCTGGTTTAGAAGCACCTGCTGAGTATTTATTATGGAATTTAGGAACATCTTTCAAATCTGACATGGAAATATATGGTGTTGATGCTTCTGTTGCAGTAACTCCAAAATTATCTTTAAGAGCAGCTTATGTAGAAGGTGAAGTTGGTTCATTAGCTGGTAAAGAAGTTTACGAAGCATTAGGACAAATTTCTTACAAAGTATCTAAAAACTTAAATACTTATGTTAGATATGCTGAATTTGATTCAAATGGTGTAAATAATTCTGCTGATGGTCAAAGAGGTAGAGTTGAAGTTAAATATTCATTCTAA
- a CDS encoding CcoQ/FixQ family Cbb3-type cytochrome c oxidase assembly chaperone: MEYEELLNIQGYVKFFLILVVFVVFYSYAYSIYSRDKKGERDFEKYSNLVHDDSSSSTPLEKREDNIDNKEK, from the coding sequence ATGGAATATGAAGAGTTATTGAACATACAAGGTTATGTAAAATTTTTCTTAATACTTGTAGTATTTGTAGTTTTTTACTCTTATGCTTACTCTATTTATAGTAGAGATAAGAAAGGTGAACGAGATTTTGAGAAATATTCAAACTTGGTTCATGATGATTCATCTTCCTCTACTCCTCTTGAAAAAAGAGAAGACAATATAGATAACAAGGAGAAATAG
- a CDS encoding cbb3-type cytochrome c oxidase N-terminal domain-containing protein, with the protein MKSMVIGGIILVIALMAGTYFAAGDAFIGDDYINSLTMLGAIAIIVITVFTALKYINQMKNDTASGELKDENWDGIGEYQNNVPTGWALAFIGTIIWMFWYFTMGYPINGFSQIGQWNEETLEYNAKFEKKWENPSLETLEAMGQSTYLVQCAPCHGIDAEGIEGKAHNFTKRISKEQVIHVINNGANNLKTAYPGGMPAGMAFGPDVDAIAEYVAGGFKGEQPAAYGVCAGCHGMDGKGMAYVGPNIREYDDALVMAVLKDGKKGNIGMMPSFDGRLNETQEKALAAYLRSLGE; encoded by the coding sequence ATGAAATCTATGGTTATAGGTGGAATTATTCTTGTCATCGCATTAATGGCAGGAACTTACTTTGCAGCAGGTGATGCTTTTATCGGTGACGATTATATTAATAGTTTAACAATGTTAGGTGCTATTGCAATTATTGTAATTACAGTATTTACAGCGCTTAAATATATTAATCAAATGAAAAATGATACAGCTAGTGGTGAATTAAAAGATGAGAATTGGGATGGTATTGGTGAATATCAAAACAATGTTCCTACTGGATGGGCTTTAGCATTCATAGGTACAATTATCTGGATGTTTTGGTACTTTACAATGGGTTATCCAATTAATGGATTCTCACAAATTGGTCAATGGAATGAAGAGACATTAGAATATAATGCAAAATTTGAAAAGAAATGGGAAAACCCTTCTCTTGAAACTTTAGAAGCTATGGGTCAATCTACATACTTAGTGCAATGTGCACCTTGTCATGGTATTGATGCTGAAGGTATTGAAGGTAAAGCACATAACTTTACAAAAAGAATTTCTAAAGAGCAAGTTATTCATGTAATTAATAATGGGGCTAACAACTTAAAAACTGCATATCCTGGTGGAATGCCAGCTGGTATGGCTTTTGGACCTGATGTAGATGCAATTGCAGAATACGTAGCAGGTGGATTCAAAGGTGAACAACCAGCAGCATATGGTGTTTGTGCTGGATGTCACGGTATGGATGGTAAAGGTATGGCTTACGTTGGTCCAAACATTAGAGAATATGATGATGCATTAGTAATGGCAGTGTTAAAAGATGGTAAAAAAGGAAACATTGGTATGATGCCAAGTTTTGATGGAAGACTAAATGAAACACAAGAAAAAGCTCTTGCTGCATATTTAAGAAGTTTAGGAGAGTAA
- the ccoN gene encoding cytochrome-c oxidase, cbb3-type subunit I has protein sequence MQNGAQIEYDYSVAKAFTFATILFGIIGMTIGVVLAFQLAFPELNNLAGEYGTFSRLRPLHTNGVAFGFTLSGVFASWYYIGQRVLKVSLKESPFLMGVAKLHFALYFITILLAVVTLFMGFTTSKEYAELEWPLDILVVVWWVLWGVSIFGLIGIRRERTLYISLWYFIATFIAIAMLYLFNNMEVPTALVSGYGSWMHSVSMYAGTNDALVQWWYGHNAVAFVFTTPIIAMIYYFLPKESGQNVYSYKLSILAFWGLMFVYLWAGGHHLLYSTVPDWMQTMGSVMSVVLILPSWGSAINMLLTMKGEWQQLQTNTLIKFMVLASTFYMLSTIEGPIQAIKSVNAIAHFTDWIPGHVHDGVLGWVVFMVMAALFHMVPRMYKREIYSKSLMDTQFWLQTTGIVLYFTSMWIAGITQGMMWRAYDEYGSLVYSFIDTVTVLQPYYTIRAVGGLLYLIGFFMFAFNIYKTVKCGRVLDKEPTNATPVAA, from the coding sequence ATGCAAAACGGTGCACAAATTGAGTATGATTACTCAGTTGCAAAAGCCTTTACATTTGCAACAATTTTGTTTGGTATCATAGGTATGACGATTGGTGTTGTACTTGCGTTTCAATTGGCGTTTCCTGAGTTAAATAACTTAGCTGGGGAGTATGGTACATTTAGTAGATTAAGACCTTTACACACAAATGGTGTGGCATTTGGTTTTACTTTAAGTGGTGTTTTTGCTTCATGGTATTACATTGGGCAAAGAGTATTAAAAGTTTCTTTAAAAGAATCTCCATTTTTAATGGGTGTAGCAAAATTACATTTTGCACTTTACTTTATTACAATTTTATTAGCTGTTGTTACTTTATTTATGGGTTTCACAACTTCTAAAGAGTATGCTGAATTAGAGTGGCCATTAGATATTTTAGTAGTAGTATGGTGGGTTTTATGGGGTGTTTCAATCTTTGGTCTTATTGGGATTAGAAGAGAGCGAACATTATATATCTCATTATGGTATTTCATTGCTACATTTATTGCAATTGCAATGTTATATTTATTTAACAATATGGAAGTTCCAACTGCATTAGTATCTGGTTATGGTTCATGGATGCATTCAGTTTCTATGTATGCTGGTACAAATGATGCCTTAGTACAATGGTGGTATGGACACAATGCTGTTGCATTCGTTTTCACAACTCCTATTATTGCTATGATTTATTACTTTCTTCCAAAAGAATCTGGTCAAAATGTTTATTCTTATAAACTTTCGATTTTAGCTTTCTGGGGATTAATGTTTGTTTATTTATGGGCTGGTGGACACCACTTATTATATTCAACTGTTCCTGATTGGATGCAAACAATGGGTTCTGTTATGTCTGTTGTATTAATTTTACCATCATGGGGATCTGCTATTAATATGCTTTTAACTATGAAAGGTGAGTGGCAACAGTTACAAACTAATACACTAATTAAGTTTATGGTATTAGCTTCAACATTCTATATGTTATCAACTATTGAAGGTCCTATTCAAGCGATCAAATCAGTAAATGCAATTGCGCACTTTACAGATTGGATTCCAGGTCACGTTCATGATGGTGTTTTAGGATGGGTTGTATTTATGGTAATGGCAGCATTATTCCATATGGTTCCAAGAATGTACAAAAGAGAAATTTACTCTAAGTCATTAATGGATACACAATTCTGGTTACAAACTACAGGTATCGTTTTATACTTTACTTCTATGTGGATTGCAGGTATTACTCAAGGTATGATGTGGAGAGCATATGATGAATATGGTTCTTTAGTTTATTCATTCATTGATACAGTAACTGTATTACAACCATATTATACAATTAGAGCAGTTGGTGGGTTATTGTACCTTATTGGATTCTTTATGTTCGCATTTAATATTTATAAAACTGTTAAATGTGGAAGAGTACTTGATAAAGAACCAACAAACGCTACACCTGTAGCTGCGTAA
- the ccoO gene encoding cytochrome-c oxidase, cbb3-type subunit II, with protein sequence MFHWFEQRPFFFAVLVFVFVAFAGIIEIIPDFAKQSRPTVGTKPYSVLELAGRQVYIKDSCNACHSQLIRPFKSETDRYGMYSLSGEYAYDRPFLWGSKRTGPDLMRVGNYRTTDWHENHMMDPASVVPGTVMPAYPHQFENIVDLDTAYAEAYTVKTVFATPYDQDLDGDGKVDVELGEYATAVAKAKADAALIAADMKNKAVKDAVANGQIPEIVALIAYLNSLK encoded by the coding sequence ATGTTTCATTGGTTTGAACAAAGACCGTTTTTCTTTGCGGTTCTAGTATTCGTGTTTGTTGCATTCGCAGGTATTATTGAAATAATTCCAGACTTTGCAAAACAAAGTAGACCAACTGTTGGTACAAAGCCATATTCAGTTCTTGAATTAGCAGGTAGACAAGTTTATATTAAAGATTCTTGTAATGCTTGTCACTCACAGTTAATTAGACCATTTAAATCAGAGACTGATAGATATGGTATGTATTCATTATCTGGTGAGTATGCTTATGATAGACCATTTTTATGGGGATCAAAAAGAACTGGTCCAGATTTAATGAGAGTTGGTAATTATAGAACTACTGACTGGCATGAAAATCACATGATGGATCCGGCTTCTGTAGTTCCTGGAACTGTTATGCCAGCATATCCTCACCAGTTTGAGAATATTGTTGATTTAGATACAGCATATGCAGAAGCTTATACAGTTAAAACTGTTTTTGCTACTCCATATGATCAAGATTTAGATGGTGATGGAAAAGTTGATGTTGAGTTAGGTGAATACGCTACTGCAGTTGCAAAAGCAAAAGCAGATGCAGCGTTAATCGCAGCTGATATGAAAAATAAAGCTGTAAAAGATGCTGTTGCAAATGGTCAGATTCCTGAAATAGTTGCATTAATTGCATATTTAAATTCTTTAAAATAA
- a CDS encoding 4-(cytidine 5'-diphospho)-2-C-methyl-D-erythritol kinase: MKSFKSYAKVNIFLKIADKRDNYHELVSRFIRVHNLFDIMSFVKTNKKAMYIIGDFGCKLESNTVYKVYNLLKHYKSVEEFFKIYSVKVEKNIPEFAGLGGGSSNAATFLIMVNEYCNLNLSKDELCDIAVQVGADVPFFVYEYDSANVRGIGEIVEKFDEEVLDVQTITPKIKCDTGKIFNIFREKFYKQISKEEENRLLALSSKEILKEFSIYEANDLYEAAITVEPKLKEYEKENWYFSGSGSSFFKINE; encoded by the coding sequence ATGAAAAGTTTCAAATCTTATGCAAAAGTGAATATATTTTTAAAGATTGCAGATAAAAGAGATAATTATCATGAGCTCGTATCGAGATTTATACGAGTTCATAATTTGTTTGACATTATGTCATTTGTAAAAACTAATAAGAAGGCTATGTATATTATAGGTGATTTTGGATGTAAATTAGAATCCAATACTGTATATAAAGTATACAATTTGCTAAAACATTATAAAAGTGTTGAGGAATTTTTTAAAATTTATAGCGTTAAAGTAGAAAAAAATATCCCAGAATTTGCAGGTCTTGGTGGTGGAAGCTCAAATGCTGCTACGTTTTTAATAATGGTAAACGAATATTGTAATTTAAATTTATCAAAAGATGAACTTTGTGATATTGCAGTACAAGTTGGTGCTGATGTTCCTTTTTTTGTATATGAGTATGATAGTGCAAATGTAAGAGGTATTGGTGAAATTGTAGAAAAGTTTGATGAAGAAGTATTAGATGTTCAAACAATTACACCAAAAATAAAATGTGACACAGGTAAAATTTTTAATATTTTTAGAGAAAAGTTTTACAAACAAATATCAAAAGAAGAAGAAAATAGATTACTAGCTTTAAGCTCAAAAGAAATATTAAAAGAGTTTAGTATATATGAAGCAAATGATTTATATGAAGCGGCAATAACAGTAGAACCCAAACTTAAAGAATATGAAAAAGAAAATTGGTATTTTAGCGGAAGTGGAAGTTCATTTTTTAAGATAAATGAGTAA
- the prfB gene encoding peptide chain release factor 2 — protein MDAYEYSQILKLLNTKLDNIKSILKPDTLNARVEEIIKLEADQDFWNDVENATKIGIEKNRLLSKLSKFNKANEALTGTNELYELAQEENDEDTFAMLYDEANELDELIKSTEISVMLSNPDDVSNAIVTIHPGAGGTESQDWAAMLYRMYLRWAERQNFKIEPLDYQPGEEAGIKDVSFIIKGENAYGYLKAENGIHRLVRISPFDSNAKRHTSFASVLVSPEVDDNIDIEIEDKDIRIDTYRASGAGGQHVNKTESAIRITHIETNIVVQCQNDRSQHKNKASALKMLKSRLYEYELEKQQAAKDGVEKSEIGWGHQIRSYVMQPYQQVKDTRSNIGYSNVDAILDGDITKVIEDVLIATAK, from the coding sequence GTGGACGCATACGAATATTCGCAAATTTTAAAACTTCTTAATACGAAGCTAGATAACATCAAAAGTATCTTAAAACCAGATACTTTAAATGCAAGAGTTGAAGAAATTATAAAGCTAGAAGCAGACCAAGACTTTTGGAATGATGTAGAAAATGCTACAAAAATTGGTATTGAAAAGAATAGACTTTTATCAAAACTAAGTAAGTTTAATAAAGCAAATGAAGCCCTAACTGGAACAAATGAGCTTTATGAATTAGCACAAGAAGAAAATGATGAAGATACATTTGCAATGCTTTATGATGAAGCAAATGAATTAGATGAGTTAATCAAATCAACAGAAATATCTGTAATGCTTAGCAATCCTGATGATGTTTCAAATGCAATTGTTACAATACATCCAGGAGCAGGTGGAACAGAATCACAAGACTGGGCTGCAATGCTTTATAGAATGTATTTAAGATGGGCTGAGCGTCAAAACTTTAAAATAGAACCTCTTGATTACCAACCAGGTGAAGAAGCTGGTATTAAAGATGTGTCATTTATTATAAAAGGTGAAAATGCTTATGGATATTTAAAAGCTGAAAATGGTATTCACAGACTTGTACGTATTTCTCCTTTTGATTCAAATGCAAAAAGACATACCTCTTTTGCATCAGTATTGGTAAGTCCTGAAGTTGATGATAATATTGATATTGAAATAGAAGATAAAGATATTAGAATTGATACATACAGAGCAAGTGGAGCTGGTGGTCAACATGTTAATAAAACAGAATCAGCAATACGAATAACTCATATAGAAACAAATATAGTAGTTCAATGTCAAAATGATAGATCGCAACATAAAAATAAAGCAAGTGCTTTAAAAATGTTAAAATCACGTCTTTATGAATACGAATTAGAAAAACAACAAGCAGCAAAAGATGGCGTTGAAAAATCAGAAATTGGTTGGGGACATCAAATTAGGTCATATGTAATGCAACCATACCAACAAGTAAAAGATACACGTTCAAATATCGGATACTCAAATGTAGACGCTATTTTAGATGGAGATATTACAAAAGTAATAGAAGACGTTTTAATAGCAACAGCTAAATAG